The DNA window CCTGTGGGTCGAGGTCGATGACAAGAACCCGTGCTCCCAGCTTGGCGAGGGATGCCGCGATGTTCACGGTCGTCGTGGTCTTACCCACGCCGCCTTTTTGGTTGGAAACCGTGAAGATCCGCGTATTTGCGGGCTTGGGGACGGTTATTTCTGCCAGATTCCTGCGTCGGTGAGTGAGATCGAGGATCTCTCTCATGAGTGGCGATGAGTCATCTGCGGTGGGCGAGTGCGTCACCGACTCTCCTTCTGTGTGGGGATGTTTCACGTGAAACGTGCTCCGTCCTGTCGTGATTTCCACCGTACCTGACCATGTCGTTTCGGCACGTTTGCTCGTGCGCCTGTCGCAGTTTCGGGACTGAAATGCGCGGGTCTCCGTTCCGCAGAGAGCTCGGCCTCCGGGATGTTTCACGTGAAACTTCACTGGCAAGGTCAACCGGACCGCGGGTTCCGTCCGCCACGCACGCCCGTCCCGGTGGCGATACTTACTCCGTTAACCGTTGGGGGCCTTTCGTCCCGGAGCGGCGGACCGTGTGATCTGGCGCACCAGCCCATGCTGGAAGGTTGGAGCCGCGTCGAGCCGAGGCCGCGGCCGCGGCCGCGGCCGTCGACACTGGGCACATGTTTCACGTGAAACAATCACGAGTGGCAGTCGCCAGGGGTGCTCGAGTCACTCCACGCGAAGTGGAGTCGCTCCAGGGAACGAACGGCAGGGGAGTCCCGGGAAGGGCGCCGACCACGTCACGTGGCCTTCCGTTTCAGCGTTCTCGAGAAGCCGGCTACCGCTGACCCGATCACGTTCACTGTTTCACGTGAAGCATGCCCAAGCTCACCCACGCCGTGGTCAGCCAGCCCGAGCGTGTATCTGGAGCACGCTTCCACCCATACGCTCGCCGCATTGCCACTTACCATCGCGAGCAGGTGCGCCGCCGCGCGCGACGGAAAGGCGGCGGCGCCTTAGTCGACCGACGCGAAAGGCCATCCCGGTCCGGGTTTCCCGACGAAAACCTTCAAAAAGGGCCTGGCCGCGGTCTGCGAATCGCGCTTAGGATGGCTCCCACAGCGCTGAAACACCCTCTTTCGCCACTGATTTCTTCGCAACGGCGGCGGAAGGAACTCTCGAGCACACCGTATCCCAGTGCTGATTCGCAAGGAACAGGCGAGATCGACCCTTTCGGCGCAGCCCAGGCACTCGTGGATCACTATGTGCGAGCTCTCAATACTGGTGGGACCGATGAGCCGACCGGGCGGGACGCGATATTCACCGCGACCGGAGTTTCGTGGGCCAGACCCCGCCACTGCCGCTCGATGTTTCACGTGAAACTGTTGCGTCGTGTGAGCCTGCAGCAGCGTCAGCGGACACCGGGACCGACAGGAGATACGGGCGTGAATCACAGAAGCCGGCGGGCAAAAAGCGAGAGAACAGTATGTCCACCATTTCCGCGCACGCGCCACGGCGCGCACGGCGGGGAATCCGGTACGCGGAATGAACCCGGCGCGGATACGAGCAGGCAAGCGGGGGGACAAGCTGACCCGGAGAGCAGGGGAGCCATGCAGCAATGGAGTGCACGAAGCGAGTCTCAGCAGCACCGCCGGAGGAGCAATCGCCCGGTTTCACGTGAAACATAACATCCCGCAGTGGAACAGTGCCGGACTGCTGCTACTTCGTGGGCCCCACGACAACCGACTCCTCTGCCAAGCCGATTCCGAGACCGGCGCTTCTCACCAGCACCGCGACAGGACAGGACCTGTTCATGCCAATTGCTGCCTGGCCTCAGCCTCACGCCTGCATCGCGCGGGAGCGGCACATAAGCCGACAACGAAACTACGACGATTCCGGATCTCGGAACAGCTCACGTTCTGGACCCGGCGCGTGAATTGGCTGGCCCGTACCCGAACCGACGAAGGGCCTGTGTTGTCTGAGTTCGATCCCCAACGATCGACGGCGGCGGTGTTTCACGTGAAACACGACCCGTTCCGGCCGGTTTCAGCCCGAAATCGGCTCAGAATACCGCGTCCGATCGCGCGGACAAGAGCTTAGGATCGCTCTGAGCGAGCTGAACAGACCTATTCGGCAACGCTCGGACTGGCCGTCAACCCAGGGATGCCGACGGATCGGCCGCGCGGGACCTAACCGCGAACGGTTCCGAGGATCACACGCGTGACATCCTCGGTGAGTCCTTCACCGAGGACCTCGACCCGGGCGTCGGTCACCTTGTACTTACGCATTTCCTTCTGCGCGGCAGCGATCTCCGCCTCAGCGTTCGCGCCCTTCATGAGCACGAGCTCACCACCGTCACGCAACAAGGGAGCGGTGAGTGGGAGCAGCTTGCGGAACGCACTGACGGCCCTGGCGGTCACCTGATCCAGTGGTGTCTCGAGGTCCACATCTTCAGCACGGGCACGCAGAACTGTCACATTGCTCAACTCAAGCTGGTCGACCTGATCATTCAGCCAAGCAACCCGACGTTCCATCGGCTCAATGAGAACAAACTGCACGTCGGGACGCGCAATCCCGAGGACGATTCCCGGCAAACCAGCTCCGGAACCCACGTCGCCTACCAGGCCCGGCCGCAGGAGAGGCGCCACCAGTGCACTATTGAGCACGTGGCGCGTCCACAGTCGTGGAAGCTCGAGCGGCCCGATCAGACCAAGCTCTTCACCATGCTGCGCGAGGTTCTGGGTAAATTGCCGGGCTACGTCGAGGCGGTCTCCGAGCACATCGGCAGCGAAAGCAGGTTCCTGCTCGAGCAGCGGTTCAGTCATCGGGTAATCCTCTTCGGCTTATCGGGGCGTTTCGGCACCCCCGCGGGTCGCACTGTCTCAATCCGGCAATGCATCGACGTTTACCGGCGGCGTCTACTGCAGCCGACAATTCGCAGCGCGAACCGACCTCGGTTCGCTCTCAGGCGCGGGTGATCACCGTGTGTCGGTCGCGGCCTTCACCCTGCGAGTTGGACGTGAAACCCCGCTCTGACACGACGTCGTGCACGAGCTTGCGCTCATAACTCGACATGGGGGGAAGTGCAGCGGAGCTCGCACCGGCCTCGATCTGAGCAATCGCGCTGTCCACCAGGACGGTGAGTTCCGCCTGCCGCGCGTCACGCGACCCACCGATGTCGAGGATGAGGCGAGAGAACTGGCCGGTCTTGCTCTGCACGGCGAGGCGCGTCAGCTCCTGAAGGGCATTGACCACGTCGGGCTTGGACAGCGAGCGGATGTTGCTGCCTTCGCTCGCAGTCACTGCAACGTACGCCCGACCGTTACGAACGTCGATGTCAATGTCGCCGTCGAGGTCGGCGATGTCGAGGAACTCCTCGATGTAGTCGGCCGCAACGTCGCCCTCTTCCTCGAGCTGCGATGCTGTGGGGGAGTCGTTCCGAATAACCTCGACATCTGCGGGGTCGTGAATTACGTCGCTCATCGAACTACTTTCCATTGTTCTTGGGGGACTGGCTTCCGGACGCCGGATCAGTGCTGCCGGCGGGTTTGGACGGTGAGGTTTGTGCCTTCGGCGGCATCTGACCCGTCGCGTTCGCCCCCGCTGCCTTGGCTGGGTTACCGGATTTGGCCGGATTCACCGGCTTGGCTCCGCCGGCATTCGGCTTCGCCGCGACCTTCTTCGCGCGGTTCTTGCCCATGGGTTGCTGGCGCTGCGCCGGACGCTTCTCTTCGATGACCAGGGTGTCGCCCTCACCGGACTCGGCGGGCTTCAGCTTTCCCTTGCGTGCAAGGCGCTCCTCGCGCTCCTTCGCTGCTTCGGTACCTGGCATCGGCATCTGCCTGATGATGATGAACTGCTGCACCATGGTCCAGATGTTCGAGACGAGCCAGTAGAACATGACACCGAGCGGGAACGCGAAGCCGGAGAACAGGAAGACGAAGGGCAGGATGTAGAGCAGAATGCGCTGCTGCTTGAACATCGGGCTCGCCTTGGTCTCTTCCGAGATGTTCTTCGAGACGATCTGCAGCTGAGTGATGAACTGGGATGCCGTCATCAGCACGACCATGATCGCGGCGACAATCATCACGCCGGTTTCTGGACCGCCCGGAGCGCTCATCGCCGAAGAGAAGCTCATGTGCAGGGGCGCGAAGTCGAACAGCGATGAGGAACCGAACTCCTCAGACAGGGCCTCGTTCAGGGGTCCGACTCCGGATTTACCGGTCTGCGAGTCGTTCAGCACCGAGAACAGTGCAAAGAAGATGGGCATCTGAACGAGCAGGGGGAGGCACGACCCGAGCGGGTTTGTGCCTGTCTTCTTGTACAGCTCCATCGTCTCGCGGCTCATGGCCTCGCGACTGAACTGGTCTTTCTTTCCCTTGTACTTGTCCTGGATCTTCTTCAGCTGGGGGGCGACTTCCATCATCCGTCGCTGGTTCTTGATCTGTTTCACGAACAGCGGGATCAACGCCGCGCGCACGACAACCGTCAGACCGACAATCGAAAGGACCCAGGTGAGGCCGTCTTCCGGCGCCATCCCCAGGAAGGCGAACAGCGAGTGCCAGCCCACGAGGATGAGTTCCACTACCCACTTCAGCGGCCAGAGGATGATCGACAGGAGATCCATGCGGGGTTAGCCCTTTCGGTGGCCGGCTGTTACAACGAAACCACGCGGGGTAACGGAGTATCGGAAGTTCTTTTTCAGTGGTGCATCATCGACGCCACCTGCGGCCCACGGATGGCACCGGGCGATCCGCAGAGCGGCAAGCCCCGAACCGACCGTCACACCGTGCTGCTGTATGGCGTGCATCGCGTAGGCCGAACAAGAGGGATAGTACCTGCAGACTTCCCCATAAAGCGGTGAAATGACTGTGCGATAAGCAATCAATGCAGCGACGGCGGCGTTACGCGGCATCAACAGGATGCCGTGGGCCAGGCCCGAAACGCCGGACTCGTTAACAGCGACGCCGGTCATGATCGCGCCACCAGCTTCGCCGTGCTGTGCTGGAGCTCCGCTTTCAAAGCGGAAA is part of the Mycetocola zhujimingii genome and encodes:
- the rsmG gene encoding 16S rRNA (guanine(527)-N(7))-methyltransferase RsmG translates to MTEPLLEQEPAFAADVLGDRLDVARQFTQNLAQHGEELGLIGPLELPRLWTRHVLNSALVAPLLRPGLVGDVGSGAGLPGIVLGIARPDVQFVLIEPMERRVAWLNDQVDQLELSNVTVLRARAEDVDLETPLDQVTARAVSAFRKLLPLTAPLLRDGGELVLMKGANAEAEIAAAQKEMRKYKVTDARVEVLGEGLTEDVTRVILGTVRG
- a CDS encoding protein jag; the encoded protein is MSDVIHDPADVEVIRNDSPTASQLEEEGDVAADYIEEFLDIADLDGDIDIDVRNGRAYVAVTASEGSNIRSLSKPDVVNALQELTRLAVQSKTGQFSRLILDIGGSRDARQAELTVLVDSAIAQIEAGASSAALPPMSSYERKLVHDVVSERGFTSNSQGEGRDRHTVITRA
- the yidD gene encoding membrane protein insertion efficiency factor YidD, with amino-acid sequence MTGVAVNESGVSGLAHGILLMPRNAAVAALIAYRTVISPLYGEVCRYYPSCSAYAMHAIQQHGVTVGSGLAALRIARCHPWAAGGVDDAPLKKNFRYSVTPRGFVVTAGHRKG